Part of the Streptomyces sp. NBC_01264 genome, CATCATGCAGGCCCCGTACTGACTGGTCAGGCGGCTGATCATGCGCGGGTCGGAGGCGGCGTCGTCCACGAAGACCGGCTCGCCCTCCAGCAGCCTGGCCACCACCGGGCTCTCGGCCGGGATGACGATGCCGAGCGAGGTCGCCGGGTTCTCGGCGGAGACGGCGACGATCTCCATCCCGCCGTCCTCGGCCGGCAGCATCACGATCCCGGCGGCCGAATCGGCGAGCCGGCGGGCCTGTTCGGCGACGACCGCGAGCGCGTCGTCCGCGTCGCCGCCCGACAGCAGGGCCGTGGTGACGGCCACCGAGCCGTCGATCCAGCGCTCGCGCTGGGTGGCGGCCTCGTAGAGCCGGGCGTTGCCGATGGCGATGCCCGCCTCGGTGGCCAGTACCCGGACCATGTGGACGTCGTAGTCGTTGAACTCGCCGCCGCCGTTCTTCTCCGCGAGGTAGAGGTTCCCGAAGATCTCACCCTGGACCCGGATCGGAACGCCGAGGAAGGTCTTCATCGGCGGGTGATGGGCGGGGAAGCCCGACGAGCGCGGGTCCTTGGTCAGGTCGGCGAGGTGCACGGGGTCCGGGTTCGAGATCAGCGCACCCAGCAGGCCGCGCCTCCCGTCCGGTCGGTGGCCGATCTTCTTCGCCACCGCGTCGCTGATCCCGAAGGTGACGAAGTCCGAGAGCCCCCGGCCCTCGGTGTCGACCACGCCGATGGCCGCGTAGCGGGCGTCCGCGAGCTCGGCGGCCGTCTCGCAGATCCGGTCCAGCGTGGAGTGCAGTTCGAGGCCGGTACCGACCGACCGCATGGCCTCCAGCAACTGCGGTACCCGGGCCGTGAGCTCGGTGGACAGCCCCTGGAGACTGCGGGTGGCCGCGGTCGCGGCCTCCAGCGGGTCGGGCGATTCCGGTGAGGACTCCGGCGGGTACTCGGGTGATTCCTGGGACTCCTGCGCTGACATGCCCTTGAGCCTAGTTAGTCCCCTTTAGCGAGGAAAGTCGAGCCTGCACCGAGCCGCCCGTCCCGTCCGCTTCCCGCTCCAGCAGCCCGCGCAGCGGACCGGGGACCGCCGCCAGCTCCGCGTAAGCACCGCGCTGGACCACCGCGCCGCCGTCCAGGACCAGCACCTCGTCGACCTCCTCCAGACCGGCCAGCCGGTGCGTGATCAGCACGGTGGTGCGGCCCTCGGTCGCGGCCAGCAGGTCCGCGGTCAGCGCGTCGGCCGTGGCCAGGTCCAGGTGCTCGGCGGGCTCGTCCAGGACGAGGACCGGGAAGTCCGCGAGCAACGCCCGCGCCAGGGCGAGGCGCTGGCGCTGTCCCCCGGAGATCCGTTCGCCGTGCTCGCCGACCAGCGTGTCCAGCCCGTCCGGGAGCCCCTCGGCCCACTCCAGCAGCCGGGCCGCCGCGAGCGCCTCCCGCAGCCGCGCCTCGCTCGCCCCCGGGGCGGCCAGGCGCAGGTTCTCCCGTACGGAGCTGTCGAAGATGTGCGCGTCCTGGGCGCACAGCCCCACGACCCGGCGGACGTCGTCCCCGTCGAGGGCGCGCGCGTCGGTCCCGCCCAGGGTGTACGAGCCTTCGTGCTGGTCCAGGAAGCGCAGCAGGACCTGTGCCAGCGTGGTCTTGCCGGC contains:
- a CDS encoding sensor histidine kinase → MSAQESQESPEYPPESSPESPDPLEAATAATRSLQGLSTELTARVPQLLEAMRSVGTGLELHSTLDRICETAAELADARYAAIGVVDTEGRGLSDFVTFGISDAVAKKIGHRPDGRRGLLGALISNPDPVHLADLTKDPRSSGFPAHHPPMKTFLGVPIRVQGEIFGNLYLAEKNGGGEFNDYDVHMVRVLATEAGIAIGNARLYEAATQRERWIDGSVAVTTALLSGGDADDALAVVAEQARRLADSAAGIVMLPAEDGGMEIVAVSAENPATSLGIVIPAESPVVARLLEGEPVFVDDAASDPRMISRLTSQYGACMMLPLQSGGRVLGALVTPRARGKRPFTEAERTLATQFASQAALALMMAEAQRDRERLAVFEDRDRIARDLHDLVIQRLFATGMMLEGAQRRSIVPEVRDGVGKAVDELDVTIQEIRTAIFALQQGPAEAPSGLRTRVLREINMAAVPLGFKPAHRFLGPIDAVVGELVGKNLIAALREALSNAFRHAEASRIEVVLDSTVSLADGRPGVRLEVADDGVGIPEGGRRSGLRNLRRRAESLGGSSSYGPGLGEEGGGTTLVWEAPL